The following nucleotide sequence is from Pungitius pungitius chromosome 6, fPunPun2.1, whole genome shotgun sequence.
ttttgatCCCAAAAAGCGAATaaattgcatatatatatattaatatttgcTTCATTCGCGACCAGACgcgtctgtgcattgactttggATGGAATCTAATCGTGAAAAATtcgcttcgcttttggtgtgaacgcccCATAAGAAGCAGTACGTGCAGGGCTTTAGGACCCAGGGGAACGAGCTGTGCGACCTCTCCATGTCCATCTAgatctaaagaaaagaaaaccatcTGGCTGTAACTTCCTGGATGGAAACTGGAGGATCGTCTCCATGACGTTTAAAATCTGCAGTAATGTGGTTTCTATGGAACGTAGAGTCAGACTCTCGTAGACCAAAGAGGTTCTACTAATCATAGTtcaaatttgtaaaacaaaagatATGTAATAACAGTCTTGTTGGTCTACACTTGTCCTCAGAGCATCGATATGTCTGCTGCCAGCTGTCTTCTGACTGAAGATCAgttcctgtgctccatctgtctggatgtcttcactcatccagtcgccacaccatgtggacacaacttCTGTAAAGCCTGCATCACTGACCACTGGGACGTTAATGTCCCGCCTAACTGTCCCAACTGTAAAAAGGTCTTCTCCACCAGACCTGAGCTGCAGGTCAACACGTTCATCTCAGAGATGGCTGCTCAGTTCAGACTGTCAGCTCAacagaaagccagcagcagcagctcagagcaacAAGCTGCCCAACCAGGAGAAGTTCCCTGTGACGTCTGCACTGGAACCAAAGTGAAGGCCCTCAAGTCCTGTCTGGTGTGTCTGGTCTCCTACTGTGAGGCTCACCTGAAGCCTCATCTGACTACGTCAGGTCTGAAGAGACATCAGCTGATGGACCCAGTGAAGAACCTTGAAGGCAGAATGTGTACGAAGCACGATAAACTGCTGGAGCTGTTCTGTAAGACCGACcagatgtgtgtctgcatgttctGCACTGTTTTAGACCACAAGAACCATGATGTTGTTCCTCTGAGAGAAGAATATGAAGGAAAGAAGGCCGAGCTGGGGAAGACTGaggctgaagtccagcagatgATCCAGAAGAGACGACTGAAGATTCAGGAGATCAAACACTCAGTGaagctcagtgaggaacaagcagacaGAGAGGTACTAGAAGGTGTCCTGGTCTTCAGCGCTCTGAAGGAGTCTGTTGAGAGAAGCCAGGTGGAGCTCATGGACACcatcaaagagaagcagagaaagacacagaaagaggctGAAGGCTTCATCAAAGAGCTGGAACAGGAGATCTCTGagctgaagaagagaagcactgaggtggagcagctctcacgctctgaagaccacctccacctcctccagagcTTCAGGACCCTGAACACTGCTCCACCCACCAAGGACTGGacaggagtcagagtcagtccaCCTTCATATGAGGGGACTGTGGTGAGAGCAgtgaaccagctggagatgaagCTCAGTAACCagatgaagaagctgctggaaAAGAAGCTGAAGAGAGTCCAGCAGTCTGCAGTGGATGTGACACTCGATCCTGATACAGCACATCCTAAGCTCATCCTGTCTGGTGATGGAAAACAAGTTAAACTTGGAGATGTATGGAAGAATCTCCCAGACAATCCAGAGAGGTTTAATCTTTGTGCTGTTGTCTTAGGAAAGCAGAGTTTCTCTTCAGGTAGATTTTACTACGAGGTTCAGGTTAAAGAGAAGACTGACTGGGATTTAGGAGTCGTGAGAAGGTCCATCAACAGGAAGGGAAGCATCACAGCGTCTCCTCAGAATGGTCACTGGACGATACATTTGAGGAATGAGAATGAGTACTTAGCTTGTGATGGCCCATcagtccgtctctctctggGGTCCCGGCCTGagaaggtgggggtgtttgtggatTATGAGGAGGGTCTGGTCTCCTTTTATGACGTTGATGCTGCAGCTCTGATCTACTCCTTTACTGGCTGCTgcttcactgagaaactctACCCGTACTTTAGTCCAGGTCTAAATGATAAGGGTAAaaactctgctcctctgatcatctctgctgtcaatcacactgagtagaacaaacatttgtttaaagagATTCTTTCATAGATAATTGAACAAATCTACATTATTGATCATTTCAATATATACATGATTgatttttctctgtgttttttctatttatctgtaaatgtttgactttgatTTGTCTCGTTTTGACTCCAACACACAGATTTTAAACCACTGATGGATGATCTGATGTATTCTGATTTATTATAATAACTCCATCATCTGACTTTATTCAcaaataagaagaattctttgAATCTGTATCTTGATGTCAAattaatagttttatttttgtattattgtatataaaacacattttgaatattAGCACAAATTATTGGAAAAAGGAATGTAGAACTTATTCCtcagtttaaaaataattttcagGTGGAGGATCTCAGTCTGGTTCGTTTTCTGAGgtgaattaaaaatgattttttctctcattggtaaataatgaataaaaagaatCAGTTCTGTGACCAGTGAACAAacatttgttcttttattatttgaatttctcttcctctctgcagaagCCTTTTAACCAACAAAAGTACATTTCTGTGATTATTTGTGACTTTTCTCTTCATGGCACTTTTTTGcatattgtacttttttactACATTTCATTTCCAGGTGAGTTTTTCTTCCTGTCTCAGGTAGAACCTCGTATCTCGGGGGGGTCTCAGCGTCCACATCTCCTCTTCTGCTCTCCATGTGGAGGAGAGGACAGTGCGTCTGTCCCTCATGTGTCTGCAGAAAACTTCATTTATAAAACAGAAACATCTTCAGAATCCCTTAGTCCTTCTGAAAAAGATCCTGATGATGTCTGACCTGTAAAATAAGATAATGAATATCTTTTTAGAGTCATATCGGACTCTCAGGTCTTAACAGGATTAAAGTTTAGATGAttagtttgaagacatttacaAAACTCTCCTCAACCATCAATAATCTGAAAGCTTTAGAAGTGAGAAGAAACATCAGGTGGACGCTGAGCTTTGGGTTAAAGTCTGCAGACACCAGGAGGTGCTTCTATCATCTTTGTGTCAATAAACCTTCATCATAAACCTTCTCAAGGGTTCACTCACCTTCACAGATCAGAGACCAGTGTGCAAACCAAACACAACCTGCAACAAGAAAGGTTCTAGAACAAGTATTACTGTTATGAAGAGACGTCCACTCACAGATCAGATTGTTACAGATATGAAGCACAACGCCAGACACTCAAAGGCTTAAACTCATCAAAGGTTCATCCAGGAGGCCTCATATATTTAGATGTTTAGTTTCTGAATCATCACTTAACTAAACCTGGACTCAGGTAGTCCACTAAGGACAGATGTGATCAGGTTAAACTAATCAATAGTATCAGTCAACTCTTCATccctcaggaggaggaagacgaaggtCCACACTCCCATGGAGGTCACAATCCTGGTGTTTCATCATATTCGGTCTCGGTCCTGTTGTGAAACAGTTTATTGGACTTATTGATCGATGATTTACTGAATAGGTCACGTGGGTGTAGTTGCGCTGTTGGCCCGCCAGGGGGCGACctgcctccatctccatcacctCTCAGCGTGCAGCTTCTCCCTCCGACGGACTGCGGGGTGGAGCTCATTAACTTCACCTGTCtgtgcgcacgcacgcacgcacacgcacgcccccgagctttctcctcctctagGACGCACTTTGGTCTCCATCGGGACCTGGATCATCCGACCCCAGCAGAGACCCTCGGGACCGGGGAACTAGGTGTGAGACCCTCAGACCCCCCACCAGCCCTGGACCACTGATGGTGTGATGAGCGCGAGAGCCTCCCGTGTTTCCCGTGACGTAGGACCGACGCGCCGCGCGCacctcagagaaaaaaaaagagaaaaggggggaggaggtgcggggggggggcagcgcgtCCGTGACTTCGGTCCTCTGTGGCATCTCGAGCCTGCTGCAGCGACCGGTCTGACGCACCGAGCTGAGCCACCGGTCCGCGCGCGCAGAGGAGCCCGGGATCCGGAGCGGCGTCCCCCGGCGGAGCGCAGCGGCGGGCGGAGTCGAACCGACACCCGCCGTTTGGAGGGATTTAACGCGTTTTATTCCGGACCGGGACCTGGTGCGGGATCCAACTACGGGCACCGGGAAACAAGGGGACGTTAAACCCGCATCTTTATACCTGCATATATTCTTGTGGATATTTATAAGTTTATATATTGTTGGTTGATGGCTGCGGATCGATTCAGGGGGAAGATGTTTGAGTGACGGGACCAACATCTGGAGACAGAAATCATTCCTCTGACCTGTGACACCAGAGAGGAAACACCTGCTTCTGCTTCAGAAGAAAAGGTACCTGAACGCACCACGCTGCATGCACAATTAACAGGATCAATCAACCAATCAATGATCAGGCTGCAGATTATTGAAATACTTTATTCATCCGTCGTTTATTGGGGTGGGACTACTTGGGAGAGTGGCATAGTCCAGATTATGGATCTTGTCAATCTCACCAGCAAATTCAATCAATTACAATCAGTCGGTCGCCTGTGAACCAATGACGAGGCTGGTTTCAGATCGGATTCCTTTTTTCCGACATCATCTGATTCTGATGGAATGCAGCTTGAGCTCGCGCTGATTGGTTTGTGcgcgcgtttaaaaaaaaacctgcgtgAGAAACATGAAAAGATTAATAAATCAGCATCAGCTTGTCATCTTGTTGTAATTATAATAAGAAC
It contains:
- the LOC134102923 gene encoding E3 ubiquitin-protein ligase TRIM21-like yields the protein MSAASCLLTEDQFLCSICLDVFTHPVATPCGHNFCKACITDHWDVNVPPNCPNCKKVFSTRPELQVNTFISEMAAQFRLSAQQKASSSSSEQQAAQPGEVPCDVCTGTKVKALKSCLVCLVSYCEAHLKPHLTTSGLKRHQLMDPVKNLEGRMCTKHDKLLELFCKTDQMCVCMFCTVLDHKNHDVVPLREEYEGKKAELGKTEAEVQQMIQKRRLKIQEIKHSVKLSEEQADREVLEGVLVFSALKESVERSQVELMDTIKEKQRKTQKEAEGFIKELEQEISELKKRSTEVEQLSRSEDHLHLLQSFRTLNTAPPTKDWTGVRVSPPSYEGTVVRAVNQLEMKLSNQMKKLLEKKLKRVQQSAVDVTLDPDTAHPKLILSGDGKQVKLGDVWKNLPDNPERFNLCAVVLGKQSFSSGRFYYEVQVKEKTDWDLGVVRRSINRKGSITASPQNGHWTIHLRNENEYLACDGPSVRLSLGSRPEKVGVFVDYEEGLVSFYDVDAAALIYSFTGCCFTEKLYPYFSPGLNDKGKNSAPLIISAVNHTE